From the genome of Calliopsis andreniformis isolate RMS-2024a unplaced genomic scaffold, iyCalAndr_principal scaffold0022, whole genome shotgun sequence, one region includes:
- the Rsph3 gene encoding radial spoke head protein 3 isoform X1 produces MPAGFSALAPTANGDPYESKDPPAFTILQKDGLDTNLPLLHGNEDEEIIRLENMKNGLFHRKRLSKSNDHLVQASLQSNQVNPLKKKTRSRSQDSLRFLDKVPAIKPSITLSTEDFNEVLNAKLKKIQDQEKEEQRKSGKRNQSFHKKPFITTVKTGEFLMPPPEVAALLGIAPSTNDNDETDSCPLRSRFRSLVSLARKPEVRHNSHNARCPVALKATVDFTLGMMNASTMAASTLDERPKIAKKNDAADQQIPFGNIMFDRRVVRGSTYTAGPVLIDGDQSIAARQAEARRRHLARKRAQAQATKALVARIGSPPPVPGRKHEPVQTDIFLEELSEKPDEATVGTQTDYFLDRPPTPKYCPDKVGEDASTQIEPGDLFDFDFEVQPILEVLVGKTMEQALIEVLEEEEIAALREQQRKFMELRAAEKAEARRLEEQERRIREEKDQRLRQHESAMRAQRETEERVAATTLLTGYIAELLPAVLEGLKMSGFLLDEIKADVEDSFMPWLMKEVKKEMGNMIESRELLMDIIREILENRAETYRKLGEEYDAARIRKPSTDNLEDGGHDPNFVNYQPPAIQNSDVN; encoded by the exons ATGCCGGCAGGGTTCTCCGCGTTGGCGCCAACAGCCAATGGGGATCCTTACGAGAGTAAGGATCCTCCAGCGTTTACGATCCTTCAGAAGGATGGCCTCGACACCAACCTTCCACTCCTCCATGGCAACGAAGACGAAGAAATCATCCGACTCGAGAACATGAAGAATGGCCTGTTTCATCGGAAACGACTCAGTAAATCCAATGATCATCTGGTCCAAGCAAGCTTACAGTCCAATCAGGTGAACCCCCTGAAGAAGAAAACCAGAAGTAGGAGTCAGGATAGTCTGAGGTTCCTGGATAAGGTGCCAGCGATCAAACCCAGCATCACCTTGTCTACTGAAGACTTTAACGAAGTTCTGAACGCAAAATTGAAGAAGATCCAGGACCAGGAGAAGGAGGAGCAGCGGAAGAGCGGCAAGAGGAATCAGAGCTTTCATAAAAAGCCTTTTATTACCACTGTGAAGACGGGGGAGTTCCTCATGCCACCACCGGAAGTGGCAGCTCTTCTGGGCATCGCTCCAAGCACGAATGATAACGATGAAACTGATAGTTGTCCCCTGCGATCGAGATTCAGGTCCCTGGTGTCGCTAGCCAGGAAGCCGGAAGTACGTCACAACAGCCACAACGCTAGGTGTCCGGTCGCCCTCAAGGCCACCGTTGACTTCACCCTTGGAATGATGAACGCGTCGACCATGGCTGCCTCGACCTTGGACGAGCGGCCTAAGATCGCGAAGAAGAACGACGCGGC CGATCAGCAGATTCCTTTTGGGAATATCATGTTCGACCGGCGTGTTGTTCGTGGAAGCACTTACACCGCTGGGCCTGTCCTC ATCGATGGGGACCAATCGATAGCGGCAAGGCAAGCGGAAGCCAGGAGAAGACATTTAGCGCGGAAACGAGCTCAAGCTCAAGCAACCAAGGCTCTGGTCGCTAGAATAGGATCCCCTCCGCCTGTACCTGGTCGCAAACATGAGCCAGTGCAAACGGATATCTTCCTCGAAGAG CTGTCTGAGAAGCCGGACGAGGCAACTGTCGGAACACAGACCGATTACTTCTTGGACAGACCTCCGACTCCAAAATACTGTCCAGACAAAGTTGGCGAGGATGCCAGCACGCAAATCGAACCTGGTGAC CTCTTCGACTTCGACTTTGAAGTGCAACCGATATTGGAGGTGCTTGTAGGGAAGACTATGGAACAGGCATTGATAGAGGTGCTTGAAGAGGAGGAAATCGCTGCTCTGAGAGAGCAACAGAGGAAGTTCATGGAATTGCGGGCGGCTGAAAAGGCTGAAGCACGAAGGTTGGAAGAACAAGAAAGGAGAATAAGGGAGGAGAAG GATCAACGATTAAGGCAACACGAAAGTGCAATGAGAGCTCAAAGGGAAACGGAAGAACGAGTGGCGGCAACTACTCTCCTAACGGGCTACATTGCGGAACTACTTCCAGCAGTTCTGGAGGGCCTGAAGATGTCTGGATTTTTGTTGGACGAAATCAAGGCTG ATGTTGAGGACAGCTTTATGCCATGGTTAATGAAGGAAGTCAAGAAAGAAATGGGCAATATgattgaaagcagggaattaCTCATgg ATATCATCAGAGAAATCTTGGAGAACCGCGCAGAAACGTACCGAAAACTCGGTGAGGAGTATGACGCAGCTAGAATAAGAAAACCATCGACAGATAATCTAGAAGATGGAGGCCACGATCCGAATTTCGTCAATTATCAGCCACCAGCTATTCAAAACTCAGATGTCAATTAA
- the Rsph3 gene encoding radial spoke head protein 3 isoform X2, translating to MPAGFSALAPTANGDPYESKDPPAFTILQKDGLDTNLPLLHGNEDEEIIRLENMKNGLFHRKRLSKSNDHLVQASLQSNQVNPLKKKTRSRSQDSLRFLDKVPAIKPSITLSTEDFNEVLNAKLKKIQDQEKEEQRKSGKRNQSFHKKPFITTVKTGEFLMPPPEVAALLGIAPSTNDNDETDSCPLRSRFRSLVSLARKPEVRHNSHNARCPVALKATVDFTLGMMNASTMAASTLDERPKIAKKNDAADQQIPFGNIMFDRRVVRGSTYTAGPVLIDGDQSIAARQAEARRRHLARKRAQAQATKALVARIGSPPPVPGRKHEPVQTDIFLEELSEKPDEATVGTQTDYFLDRPPTPKYCPDKVGEDASTQIEPGDLFDFDFEVQPILEVLVGKTMEQALIEVLEEEEIAALREQQRKFMELRAAEKAEARRLEEQERRIREEKDQRLRQHESAMRAQRETEERVAATTLLTGYIAELLPAVLEGLKMSGFLLDEIKAGS from the exons ATGCCGGCAGGGTTCTCCGCGTTGGCGCCAACAGCCAATGGGGATCCTTACGAGAGTAAGGATCCTCCAGCGTTTACGATCCTTCAGAAGGATGGCCTCGACACCAACCTTCCACTCCTCCATGGCAACGAAGACGAAGAAATCATCCGACTCGAGAACATGAAGAATGGCCTGTTTCATCGGAAACGACTCAGTAAATCCAATGATCATCTGGTCCAAGCAAGCTTACAGTCCAATCAGGTGAACCCCCTGAAGAAGAAAACCAGAAGTAGGAGTCAGGATAGTCTGAGGTTCCTGGATAAGGTGCCAGCGATCAAACCCAGCATCACCTTGTCTACTGAAGACTTTAACGAAGTTCTGAACGCAAAATTGAAGAAGATCCAGGACCAGGAGAAGGAGGAGCAGCGGAAGAGCGGCAAGAGGAATCAGAGCTTTCATAAAAAGCCTTTTATTACCACTGTGAAGACGGGGGAGTTCCTCATGCCACCACCGGAAGTGGCAGCTCTTCTGGGCATCGCTCCAAGCACGAATGATAACGATGAAACTGATAGTTGTCCCCTGCGATCGAGATTCAGGTCCCTGGTGTCGCTAGCCAGGAAGCCGGAAGTACGTCACAACAGCCACAACGCTAGGTGTCCGGTCGCCCTCAAGGCCACCGTTGACTTCACCCTTGGAATGATGAACGCGTCGACCATGGCTGCCTCGACCTTGGACGAGCGGCCTAAGATCGCGAAGAAGAACGACGCGGC CGATCAGCAGATTCCTTTTGGGAATATCATGTTCGACCGGCGTGTTGTTCGTGGAAGCACTTACACCGCTGGGCCTGTCCTC ATCGATGGGGACCAATCGATAGCGGCAAGGCAAGCGGAAGCCAGGAGAAGACATTTAGCGCGGAAACGAGCTCAAGCTCAAGCAACCAAGGCTCTGGTCGCTAGAATAGGATCCCCTCCGCCTGTACCTGGTCGCAAACATGAGCCAGTGCAAACGGATATCTTCCTCGAAGAG CTGTCTGAGAAGCCGGACGAGGCAACTGTCGGAACACAGACCGATTACTTCTTGGACAGACCTCCGACTCCAAAATACTGTCCAGACAAAGTTGGCGAGGATGCCAGCACGCAAATCGAACCTGGTGAC CTCTTCGACTTCGACTTTGAAGTGCAACCGATATTGGAGGTGCTTGTAGGGAAGACTATGGAACAGGCATTGATAGAGGTGCTTGAAGAGGAGGAAATCGCTGCTCTGAGAGAGCAACAGAGGAAGTTCATGGAATTGCGGGCGGCTGAAAAGGCTGAAGCACGAAGGTTGGAAGAACAAGAAAGGAGAATAAGGGAGGAGAAG GATCAACGATTAAGGCAACACGAAAGTGCAATGAGAGCTCAAAGGGAAACGGAAGAACGAGTGGCGGCAACTACTCTCCTAACGGGCTACATTGCGGAACTACTTCCAGCAGTTCTGGAGGGCCTGAAGATGTCTGGATTTTTGTTGGACGAAATCAAGGCTGGTTCGTGA
- the Prdm13 gene encoding PR/SET domain 13, which yields MDSTNAIIYPVVTENALMMSIQALERTTLSQGIVDRPTVRAAGVLGRDSSTEIIDVNKLSQKSTSVIQYVEVADADGRLYCVDGLVSTSCWLKIVTFAKDCQSCNVLLMITDKGVILKTIRSITPGEPLLMWFTENILAMMNMPFLTPSNIQGQNRYICHMCNNLFEYPNPLKIHLALKCNRLDTNYLWSVLAKEFISLPRSSLSLSVFPPSTFKFELTKSSRTSPLKISPLKEENTDSNISLANNGSSSSSNQPSPSSSNQHSPNSSTMQISPNSLSQVSPVRKDLSFRSSAFKPYMGQSNIFSGVCIPTTEENVLTPYNVQTTMTPIATDAHAAQMETIVSNLGKSKQGHLCIYCGKVYSRKYGLKIHIRTHTGYKPLKCKYCLRPFGDPSNLNKHVRLHADGETPYRCELCGKVLVRRRDLERHIRSRHQDNVDQTSDTSSDGIEV from the exons ATGGATTCGACGAATGCAATTATATATCCCGTGGTTACTGAAAACGCTTTGATGATGAGCATCCAGGCACTTGAGAGGACAACGTTATCTCAAGGAATCGTGGATAGACCAACAGTCAGGGCTGCGGGGGTTCTTGGCAGAGATTCTTCCACGGAAATCATTGATGTGAATAAATTATCGCAGAAAAGTACTTCGGTCATACAGTAT GTGGAAGTTGCCGATGCAGATGGACGTCTATACTGTGTGGATGGGCTCGTAAGCACTTCGTGTTGGCTCAAAATCGTCACCTTCGCGAAAGATTGTCAGAGCTGTAATGTTCTTCTCATGATTACCGATAAAGGAGTGATATTAAAAACCATAAGAAGCATAACGCCAGGCGAACCATTATTAATGTGGTTCACTGAGAATATTTTGGCCATGATGAATATGCCATTTCTCACACCGTCGAATATTCAAG gTCAAAATCGCTACATTTGTCACATGTGCAACAATCTATTTGAATATCCAAATCCATTGAAGATTCATCTAGCTTTAAAATGCAATCGATTGGACACTAATTACCTTTGGTCTGTGTTGGCAAAAGAATTCATTTCGTTGCCGAGATCGAGCCTGTCTCTCAGCGTGTTCCCTCCATCTACCTTCAAATTTGAGCTGACCAAATCGTCGCGGACGTCGCCTCTTAAAATATCTCCGCTGAAAGAGGAAAACACAGACTCCAATATTTCCCTGGCGAACAACGGTTCGTCGAGCTCATCAAATCAACCTTCCCCATCGTCTTCCAACCAGCATTCGCCTAATTCATCAACCATGCAAATTTCGCCCAACTCGTTGAGTCAAGTGTCGCCCGTCAGGAAGGATTTGAGCTTCAGAAGCTCCGCCTTCAAGCCATATATGGGTCAGAGCAACATTTTCTCGGGTGTCTGCATACCGACTACGGAAGAAAACGTTCTGACACCGTACAACGTCCAAACGACTATGACACCCATCGCGACTGACGCGCATGCAGCTCAAATGGAGACGATAGTCAGTAATCTTGGGAAATCGAAGCAGGGACACCTATGCATTTACTGTGGGAAAGTCTATTCGAGGAAATATGGATTGAAAATCCATATTAG aACGCATACAGGCTACAAACCACTAAAATGCAAATACTGTTTGCGACCATTTGGAGATCCCAGTAATTTGAACAAACATGTTCGACTGCACGCTGATGGAGAAACGCCTTACCGATGCGAATTATGTGGAAAGGTGTTGGTCAGAAGAAGGGACCTCGAGAGGCACATCAGATCGAGGCATCAGGACAATGTGGATCAGACGTCGGACACGTCGTCGGACGGAATTGAAGTTTAA
- the Atpsyndelta gene encoding ATP synthase, delta subunit, with translation MATLARNLRPYLRYIRNQRRTYADGPASDQMKFTFAGANQVFYDQAVIKQVDVPSFSGSFGILPKHVPTLAVLKPGVVTVYEEGGATKKVFVSSGTITINEDNSIQILAEEAHPVEDLDSGAARDILSKAQQQLSSASSDKDRAEAAIAVEVAEALVQAAQ, from the exons ATGGCAACTCTTGCTCGTAATTTACGCCCCTACTTGAGATACATTCGTAATCAAAGAAGAACTTATGCTGATGGACCAGCTAGCGATCAAATGAAATTTACTTTCGCCGGAGCTAATCAG GTATTTTATGATCAAGCTGTGATCAAACAAGTAGATGTACCGTCATTCTCTGGGTCTTTTGGTATTTTACCAAAACATGTTCCCACATTGGCTGTATTAAAGCCTGGGGTAGTTACAGTGTACGAAGAAGGTGGAGCAACCAAAAAGGTCTTTGTTTCTTCTGGTACTATTACCATAAATGAAGACAATAGTATACAG ATTCTAGCAGAAGAGGCTCACCCTGTAGAAGACTTAGATAGTGGTGCAGCTCGAGATATTCTAAGTAAAGCTCAACAGCAACTTTCATCTGCATCCTCAGACAAGGACAGAGCTGAAGCAGCTATTGCAGTTGAAGTTGCAGAAGCTCTAGTACAGGCTGCACAATAA
- the LOC143186999 gene encoding uncharacterized protein LOC143186999 isoform X2: MWREFSKLSGEYRFKCAEPSCGKAFLTSYSLKIHIRVHTKVKPFECNHNGCEKAFNTLYRLRAHQRLHSGNTFNCEETGCVKFFTTLSDLKKHIRTHTQERPYKCREKGCGKAFTASHHLKTHKRTHTGERPYVCTHENCKRSFTTPHSLKSHLKTHKRTITNDETKSERNQDESGNQRNNDLLKSEIDIDETACKNTNVPSYAIIQLSTSNTQNDSITFLSPKSANDQQSTSANNMLDILRQNRLDEQLDSSKTAGITLLTSENVILNEFNKHTIDNFNNNESFSKFKIFDDANDSSLQQDHNHSNETQDNEANSVTKSNSINLEQKLIQDNLRGTIAHMSEQTDFASNVQQYDNRTAITEETYNSQSNVEPAVNSSAPLYSTDSVTSHVSNIVSSSSETQLFDNGIENLSFIGDTLRTGSLNEVEQSLDTNVVATAQSEAIELAIASEEEIPSPWIDAMALATPSALRRQSWSELNAFPTAVHSLVDLVEPEPYPLQIDNQLQSLQQLENVNLVDVEGLTTSIETTHCQKNTDNKEKEDSIKMKKNRNVLQEITAEADICKCIDCKCDHVQNCHNCSNSTTEEVNKKDASPKVVDDFVSSLQNDCLCDNESGSCGSCCVVICLKTLQQLQKVFSRNCCKSTTNIACCGDKILPSLMKCQLTRNQ; this comes from the exons ATGTGGAGGGAATTCTCAAAACTTTCAGGCGAGTATCGATTTAAATGTGCAGAACCAAGTTGTGGCAAGGCCTTTCTCACGTCGTACAGCCTAAAGATTCACATTAGGGTACACACAAAAGTAAAACCGTTTGAATGCAACCACAACGGCTGCGAGAAAGCATTCAATACCCTTTACAGACTGAGAGCTCACCAAAGACTTCACAGTGGCAATACATTCAACTGCGAAGAGACTGGATGTGTAAAATTCTTCACTACTTTAAGTGATCTCAAGAAACATATTCGTACTCATACTCAAGAAAGACCTTACAA ATGTCGGGAAAAAGGATGTGGTAAAGCTTTCACAGCATCTCATCATTTAAAAACGCATAAGAGGACACACACGGGAGAACGACCTTACGTGTGTACTCATGAAAACTGTAAAAGGTCCTTTACTACACCACATAGTTTAAAAAGTCACCTGAAAACTCACAAGAGAACAATTACTAACGATGAAACG AAATCAGAACGAAACCAAGATGAAAGTGGAAACCAAAGAAATAATGATTTATTAAAGTCTGAAATTGATATTGACGAAACAGCTTGTAAAAATACAAATGTGCCATCGTATGCTATTATACAATTATCTACTAGTAATACACAAAACGATAGTATAACTTTCTTATCTCCAAAAAGTGCAAATGATCAACAGTCAACTTCTGCAAATAATATGTTAGATATCTTAAGGCAAAACAGACTTGATGAACAATTGGACTCAAGTAAAACCGCTGGAATTACTCTTCTTACGTCAGAAAATGTTATTTTAAACGAATTCAACAAACATACTattgataattttaataataatgaaagttttagtaaatttaaaatatttgatgATGCAAACGATTCGAGTTTACAACAGGATCACAATCACTCGAATGAAACACAGGATAACGAAGCAAATAGTGTAACAAAATCTAATTCAATTAATTTGGAGCAGAAACTCATACAAGATAATTTACGCGGCACAATTGCTCACATGTCAGAGCAAACAGATTTTGCAAGCAACGTGCAACAGTATGACAATCGTACAGCCATCACAGAAGAAACGTATAATAGTCAATCAAATGTTGAACCAGCTGTTAATAGCAGCGCGCCATTGTATAGCACCGATTCTGTTACTAGTCATGTATCAAATATCGTTAGTTCCTCTAGTGAAACGCAGCTTTTTGATAATGGAATAGAGAACCTTTCATTTATTGGTGATACTTTGCGAACTGGTTCTCTTAATGAAGTGGAACAGTCATTGGATACTAACGTTGTCGCAACAGCACAATCGGAAGCTATTGAACTAGCAATAGCATCTGAAGAAGAAATACCTTCTCCTTGGATAGACGCCATGGCATTGGCAACTCCGTCTGCTTTGAGGAGACAATCCTGGTCTGAATTAAATGCTTTTCCAACGGCTGTTCATTCATTAGTTGACCTAGTTGAACCAGAACCATACCCATTACAGATAGACAATCAATTACAGTCACTGCAACAGTTGGAGAATGTTAATTTGGTAGACGTAGAAGGATTAACCACGAGTATTGAAACGACACACTGTCAAAAGAACACTGAtaataaagaaaaagaagataGTATAAAAATGAAGAAGAATAGGAACGTTTTACAGGAGATCACAGCAGAAGCAGATATATGCAAATGTATTGATTGCAAATGCGATCACGTACAGAATTGTCATAATTGCTCAAATAGTACAACAGAGGAAGTTAATAAAAAAGATGCATCACCCAAAGTAGTAGATGATTTTGTGTCTAGTTTACAGAACGATTGCTTATGCGATAATGAATCTGGTAGTTGTGGCTCTTGTTGTGTTGTTATTTGCTTGAAAACGCTACAACAATTACAAAAAGTATTCAGTCGCAATTGTTGTAAAAGTACTACCAATATAGCGTGTTGTGGAGACAAAATATTGCCATCATTAATGAAATGCCAATTAACTAGAAACCAATGA
- the LOC143186999 gene encoding uncharacterized protein LOC143186999 isoform X1: protein MATWEGEKFREVGNADDIEENFDNILVTHDLQDCLDDSLDLTNFSKVYEQSAVFDYEKYSEDETPLDERLPNDNTGSIHHAVSPHEIYMRIHSGQDDILPGESSLATITLESTGPDINQKHIGRYICEYEGCNRTYSTVGNLRTHMKTHKGEYRFKCAEPSCGKAFLTSYSLKIHIRVHTKVKPFECNHNGCEKAFNTLYRLRAHQRLHSGNTFNCEETGCVKFFTTLSDLKKHIRTHTQERPYKCREKGCGKAFTASHHLKTHKRTHTGERPYVCTHENCKRSFTTPHSLKSHLKTHKRTITNDETKSERNQDESGNQRNNDLLKSEIDIDETACKNTNVPSYAIIQLSTSNTQNDSITFLSPKSANDQQSTSANNMLDILRQNRLDEQLDSSKTAGITLLTSENVILNEFNKHTIDNFNNNESFSKFKIFDDANDSSLQQDHNHSNETQDNEANSVTKSNSINLEQKLIQDNLRGTIAHMSEQTDFASNVQQYDNRTAITEETYNSQSNVEPAVNSSAPLYSTDSVTSHVSNIVSSSSETQLFDNGIENLSFIGDTLRTGSLNEVEQSLDTNVVATAQSEAIELAIASEEEIPSPWIDAMALATPSALRRQSWSELNAFPTAVHSLVDLVEPEPYPLQIDNQLQSLQQLENVNLVDVEGLTTSIETTHCQKNTDNKEKEDSIKMKKNRNVLQEITAEADICKCIDCKCDHVQNCHNCSNSTTEEVNKKDASPKVVDDFVSSLQNDCLCDNESGSCGSCCVVICLKTLQQLQKVFSRNCCKSTTNIACCGDKILPSLMKCQLTRNQ, encoded by the exons ATGGCGACGTGGGAAGGTGAAAAATTTCGGGAGGTCGGTAACGCCGATGATATCGAAGAAAATTTTGATAATATCCTTGTAACGCACGATCTTCAGGATTGCCTCGACGACAGTTTAGATTTAACCAATTTCAGCAAGGTTTATGAACAGAGCGCGGTGTTCGATTATGAGAAATATTCTGAAGATGAAACTCCTCTCGATGAAAGGCTACCTAATGACAACACGGG CTCAATACATCATGCAGTTAGTCCCCATgaaatttatatgcgaattcATTCTGGACAAGATGATATATTACCAGGTGAATCTTCACTTGCAACTATTACACTTGAAAGCACAGGTCCTGATATAAATCAAAAACATATTGGCCGTTATATTTGTGAATATGAGGGATGTAATAGAACATATAGCACAGTTGGAAATTTGCGTACCCATATGAAAACCCATAAAG GCGAGTATCGATTTAAATGTGCAGAACCAAGTTGTGGCAAGGCCTTTCTCACGTCGTACAGCCTAAAGATTCACATTAGGGTACACACAAAAGTAAAACCGTTTGAATGCAACCACAACGGCTGCGAGAAAGCATTCAATACCCTTTACAGACTGAGAGCTCACCAAAGACTTCACAGTGGCAATACATTCAACTGCGAAGAGACTGGATGTGTAAAATTCTTCACTACTTTAAGTGATCTCAAGAAACATATTCGTACTCATACTCAAGAAAGACCTTACAA ATGTCGGGAAAAAGGATGTGGTAAAGCTTTCACAGCATCTCATCATTTAAAAACGCATAAGAGGACACACACGGGAGAACGACCTTACGTGTGTACTCATGAAAACTGTAAAAGGTCCTTTACTACACCACATAGTTTAAAAAGTCACCTGAAAACTCACAAGAGAACAATTACTAACGATGAAACG AAATCAGAACGAAACCAAGATGAAAGTGGAAACCAAAGAAATAATGATTTATTAAAGTCTGAAATTGATATTGACGAAACAGCTTGTAAAAATACAAATGTGCCATCGTATGCTATTATACAATTATCTACTAGTAATACACAAAACGATAGTATAACTTTCTTATCTCCAAAAAGTGCAAATGATCAACAGTCAACTTCTGCAAATAATATGTTAGATATCTTAAGGCAAAACAGACTTGATGAACAATTGGACTCAAGTAAAACCGCTGGAATTACTCTTCTTACGTCAGAAAATGTTATTTTAAACGAATTCAACAAACATACTattgataattttaataataatgaaagttttagtaaatttaaaatatttgatgATGCAAACGATTCGAGTTTACAACAGGATCACAATCACTCGAATGAAACACAGGATAACGAAGCAAATAGTGTAACAAAATCTAATTCAATTAATTTGGAGCAGAAACTCATACAAGATAATTTACGCGGCACAATTGCTCACATGTCAGAGCAAACAGATTTTGCAAGCAACGTGCAACAGTATGACAATCGTACAGCCATCACAGAAGAAACGTATAATAGTCAATCAAATGTTGAACCAGCTGTTAATAGCAGCGCGCCATTGTATAGCACCGATTCTGTTACTAGTCATGTATCAAATATCGTTAGTTCCTCTAGTGAAACGCAGCTTTTTGATAATGGAATAGAGAACCTTTCATTTATTGGTGATACTTTGCGAACTGGTTCTCTTAATGAAGTGGAACAGTCATTGGATACTAACGTTGTCGCAACAGCACAATCGGAAGCTATTGAACTAGCAATAGCATCTGAAGAAGAAATACCTTCTCCTTGGATAGACGCCATGGCATTGGCAACTCCGTCTGCTTTGAGGAGACAATCCTGGTCTGAATTAAATGCTTTTCCAACGGCTGTTCATTCATTAGTTGACCTAGTTGAACCAGAACCATACCCATTACAGATAGACAATCAATTACAGTCACTGCAACAGTTGGAGAATGTTAATTTGGTAGACGTAGAAGGATTAACCACGAGTATTGAAACGACACACTGTCAAAAGAACACTGAtaataaagaaaaagaagataGTATAAAAATGAAGAAGAATAGGAACGTTTTACAGGAGATCACAGCAGAAGCAGATATATGCAAATGTATTGATTGCAAATGCGATCACGTACAGAATTGTCATAATTGCTCAAATAGTACAACAGAGGAAGTTAATAAAAAAGATGCATCACCCAAAGTAGTAGATGATTTTGTGTCTAGTTTACAGAACGATTGCTTATGCGATAATGAATCTGGTAGTTGTGGCTCTTGTTGTGTTGTTATTTGCTTGAAAACGCTACAACAATTACAAAAAGTATTCAGTCGCAATTGTTGTAAAAGTACTACCAATATAGCGTGTTGTGGAGACAAAATATTGCCATCATTAATGAAATGCCAATTAACTAGAAACCAATGA